GACTGCCCCGGGTTCCCCATCAAGCCGGACACGCTGGCAATGTTCACGATCCGGCCATAGCGGGCCTGCATCATCGGCCGGGTCACGGCACGGGTGAACAAGAACGGTCCGCGCAAATTCGTGCCGATCACTTCGTCCCATTGCTCGTCCTGCATGCGCGGGATGAGCGTGTCGCGGGTGATGCCGGCGTTGTTGATCAGGATCTGCAGCTTTTCCCACTTCTCGAGCACGGCGTCGATCGTCTTCTGCACGCTTTCGCTCTGCGCGACATCGCAGGAAAACGCTTCGGCGGTGCCGCCCGCGGCTACGATCTCGTCGACTGTGCCGCGTAGCTTCTCGGCATTGCGCGCGACACACGCCACGCGTGCGCCGGCCCGCGCCAGGCCGATCGCGATGGCACGTCCCAATCCTTGCGAGGCCCCCGTAACGAGCGCCGTCTGACCGTGCAAATCGACCGAAAGTTTCGCTTCAATGCTGTCCGCCACGCACGCACTCCTTTTTTAATTCGGGCAACCGGCAGCCTGTTAGTCCATCACACTCTGGCAAGAAATCTTGCGATCAATTCGCCGCAGTAAGCCGCGCAACACCCGTCCCGGGCCGACCTCGTAAAACTGGTCGAATCCCTGGCCAAGCAAGTATCGCAGCGAATCCTCCCACCGCACCGGGTTCACCACCTGCTTGACGAGCAGGGCGCGAATCTCTTCTGGGTTGGCATGCGTCACGGCGTCGACATTCGAGACGACCGGAATCTTCGGGTCGTGCATCTTGGCCTTGGCCAATCCGGCCGAGAGCCGCGCCACAGCCGGCTCCATGATCTTGGTGTGAAAGGCCCCCGCCACGGCCAGCGGAACCGCCTTCATCGCGCCCGATTTCTCGGCCAGTTCGGCCGCCCGTTCGCAGGCAGCGTTACTTCCCGAAATGACGATATTGCCTGGGCAGAGCAAGTTCGCGATTTCCAAAACGTCACCGCCGCGAGCCTGATCGACGACCGTCTGCACCTGCACGCGTTCCATGCCGAGGATGCTGACCATGCCGCTGGCCACCGCGTCCGCGGCATCCTGCATCGCCGCGCCGCGCAATTGGACAAGCCTTAGCCCGTCCTCGAAATCCAGCACGCCGGCGAACGTCAAAGCCGTGTACTCGCCCAGGCTCAAACCGGCCGCGGCCTCGCACGACAGCACGACGTCGGGCGATTCGGTCCGCAGGGCTTCGAGCGCCGCCAGGCTCGTGACGAAGAGCGCCGGCTGGCTGTAGACCGTGGAATCGAGCTCTTCGGCCGGCCCTTCGAAGCAGAGCTTGGCCAGGTCGAAGCCGAGCACTGCATTAGCGCGATCGTACAACTGACGCACGGCCGGCAGCTTCTCAGCGAGCGCCGCCCCCATGCCGACGTGCTGCGCACCCTGACCAGGAAACAAGAAGGCGATCTTCGACACCCGTGGTGTTCCTTCTACGATTGTGGAGAGGGGCAAATCACCGCGTGCCATGCGCTCCGCGAAAGCGCACCGGCAAAAAAAGCCACTAGCAATAAGCACGCGTAGTTTAACAACCTGCCGCGCAAGCGCAAGACCAGCTCACGGCCTAAGGGGTGCAGCCGTCCAATTGTGGTGCAAGTCCCGTTTGTGGTTCAGGCGTCCCGCCTGCAGACCGACATTCCGCGAGCAGGCGGGCGAGACGCCCGCCCCCCACTAATGCGAACGCCCTTTGCCCAGCGCAGGCGCGCAGTCCCGCACCGAAGTTCAATCTTTGGAGAAGGCCGCAGAATCCCTGCCCGCCCGACGTCTATTCGCCAGGCCGACGGCTATTCAGCCGGCTCGACCATGACGCGGCCCATGTAATAGCCGCAATTCGGGCAGATCACGTGCGACGGCAGGGCCGTGCTGCACTGCGGGCAGTAATGCAATTGCGGCGGCGTCTTGAAGTCGTGCGCCCGGCGGCTACGAGTCTTCATATTCGATTGACGGCGTTTTGGTACGGCCATGGTCGCGATTCCTCAGGTCCCCGCGACGACGCGCCAGGGCACCAACAAAGCCTGCTCGAACTCTCGGAAACGACTCACTTTAGGGGGCGATGCCGAGGCTGTCAATCGGTCAAAACACCCCCCGCCGTCCCCCAAAATCCTCAGTGACGCCCGTCTGTAGCCGGGCTCTGCGAGCCCGGAGCGGCACCAAACGACTCACTCAGGCTCACAAGGCCTGCTACAGAAATCACGCAGCTCACGCCACGGCTACACCAGCCGCGCCACCCAGAACCCGGCCATCATCACGCACAGGCCGAAGTGCAACAGTAGCAGCACCATGATGGCCATGCCCGGGTAGCTGAACGGCTCGTTACGGCGCATCCAGACGCGCCAGTAGATTAACAGCCCCTCGACGATGATCGCCGCCACCAGGGCACGATTCCCTCCGGGCGCGGCCCAGGCCAACAGCGCCGCCAGCGCCATCACGCCCAGCAATTCGCGAATGCTGATCTGAAACTTCCCACCACTCCGCTCGCGGCGATAGGCGATGAAGTAGGCCACGATCAGCGACAGGAACGCGGCGCTACAAAGCCGCACCGCCCACAAGACGAACTGCGAGTTGGCGCCCAGCAGCTCGAGCATCGGCGAACATGCGCCGGCAACCAGAAAGCACGCACCCGCGATCAGAAATTTCGTTCGCGTGACCATGCGCTGCCCTCGCGCCACAATCAGCAAGCACTACCCCACGTTCGCCGCCAACTGATCATGGATCGTCTGCCTCGCTTTTTCCAGCGCCGCGGGCAATTTCGCCGGATCTTTGCCGCCGGCCTGCGCCATGTCGGGGCGCCCGCCGCCAC
The Pirellulales bacterium genome window above contains:
- the fabG gene encoding 3-oxoacyl-[acyl-carrier-protein] reductase, which encodes MADSIEAKLSVDLHGQTALVTGASQGLGRAIAIGLARAGARVACVARNAEKLRGTVDEIVAAGGTAEAFSCDVAQSESVQKTIDAVLEKWEKLQILINNAGITRDTLIPRMQDEQWDEVIGTNLRGPFLFTRAVTRPMMQARYGRIVNIASVSGLMGNPGQSNYSASKAGLIGMTRSVARELATRKVTVNAIAPGFIETEMTEKLGEKVLEEVVSRVPVRRLGQPEEVVGAVLYLCSSAAAYITGQVITIDGGLTA
- the fabD gene encoding ACP S-malonyltransferase: MSKIAFLFPGQGAQHVGMGAALAEKLPAVRQLYDRANAVLGFDLAKLCFEGPAEELDSTVYSQPALFVTSLAALEALRTESPDVVLSCEAAAGLSLGEYTALTFAGVLDFEDGLRLVQLRGAAMQDAADAVASGMVSILGMERVQVQTVVDQARGGDVLEIANLLCPGNIVISGSNAACERAAELAEKSGAMKAVPLAVAGAFHTKIMEPAVARLSAGLAKAKMHDPKIPVVSNVDAVTHANPEEIRALLVKQVVNPVRWEDSLRYLLGQGFDQFYEVGPGRVLRGLLRRIDRKISCQSVMD
- the rpmF gene encoding 50S ribosomal protein L32, producing the protein MAVPKRRQSNMKTRSRRAHDFKTPPQLHYCPQCSTALPSHVICPNCGYYMGRVMVEPAE